Genomic segment of Cytobacillus suaedae:
TTCCTGTTTCAATTACACGGTAAATTAAAAAAAACGTTTGAGATAGCCATACAAATGCAAGTAACCAGAAGGCAGTAAGATTAGCCTTCCGGTTGTTATGTAGAAAATCAATAAAGTATAATAGCACACTAAGTGCGTATATAATAACCGTTAATTCATGTAATCTTGTGATATTTAACTCTGTCATGTTAGATTATTTCCTCTCCAAAAAGATTCTAACATCTGATTACTAAGGAAAACTTAGCTATAGAAGTCTATCTACATTTTAGCACGTTTGTTGACATAGTGTTTAATTGGGTTAATAAAGATATAAAACCCCACTTTATGCTGTTTAAGTGGGGTTTTTAGCAACATTTATTGAACAAGTACTCAGTGAAAAGCCGCACCTTTATTAAGATTGTAGGGAAGCCTGTCTAACAGGAATAGATATATTATCTTGTTTCCCAGTAGTAACACTTGCTTGTGCACTCTGTTCAGCCTTAACAGATTCTTCTATATCAAAAATTTTCATAAATAGTTTTAGTGATTCTTCGGCATTTGGTTCAGCCGCAATTTCTTTTGCTCGAAGGATTGGGTCTTTTAATAACTGATTAATAATACTTTTCGTGTGTTTATTAAGCACTTTCTTCTCACGCTCTGTCAAATTAGGCATCTTACGCTCAATACTTTCCATCGTCTCTGCTTGAATAGCTAGAGCCTTATTGCGAAGTGCAGAAATAACAGGTACAACACCAAGTGTATTTATCCAGTTCTTAAATTCAATAATTTCTGCTTCAATCATTATCTCGATAACTTCAGCAGCCTTCTGACGTTCTTGCATATTGGCTTCCACAATGCCTTCTAAATCATCAATATCATATAAAAAGACACTGTCTAAATCCGCTAAGCTTGGGTCAAGATCCCTAGGAACAGCAATGTCTACCATAAACAATGGACGCCCTTTTCTTAATCGTTCAACATGGACCATCATATCTTTAGTAATAACAAAGTCCTTTGCACCAGTTGAACTAATCATAATATCAGCATCAATTAACGCACATTGTAGTTCAGCAATTGACTTCGCTTCTCCAGCAAAGCGCTCAGCTAAACTTTGTGCTTTTTCAAAAGTACGATTAATTACCGTTACTTTTTTGACACCGCTACCATGAAGATTTTGTAGAGCTAATTCACCCATTTTTCCAGCACCTAAAATAAGAACATTCTTGTTAGCTAAATCACCAAATATTTTTTTGGCAAGCTCAACCGCTGCATAACTGACAGAAACTGCGTTCGCACCTATATCAGTTTCAGAATGTGCTCGTTTAGCTAGAGTAATTGCTTGCTTAAATAAATGATTAAAGACTGTCCCAACCGTATTCTCTTCCTGTGCCTTTAGGAAACTCGAACGTACTTGACCAAGTATTTGAGTTTCACCAACAACCATTGAATTAAGACCACAGGAAACATTGAATAAATGTTCGATTGCTCCGTCATTTTCATATATATTTAAGTACGGTGTGAATTCTTCCTTATTAATATGAAACCATTCAGCTAAGAAAGACTTCACATAATGTCTCCCAGTGTGCAACTGATCAACAACCGCATAAATCTCTGTTCGATTACATGTTGAGATAATTATATTTTCAAGAATGCTCTTCTTGTTCTTTAATGTTTGCATAGCAATTGCTAATTCAGATTCATTGAATGTAAGCTTTTCACGAATTTCAACAGGGGCAGTCTTATAATTTAGTCCTACTACTATAATATGCATAGATTATTACACCCCCAAAAAAAGTTTTAAATATAGTTTCTATTGAACTCAACTTATATTATAACATGTCAAAAATATAGTAATTAAAAAATATGTGAACAGATTATGAACTCATATGTTAAGATTAATTAGTAATTTATCATATTTACCTTTTTTCACTTCTACCAAAGAAGTGACGAATTCTGTCGACATAGTACATCAGATACAATAGCAAATTTTACGGATTTAATCAAGTAAGATGTATGTATTATTAGGAGGATTATATGAAGAAACAAGGCGTATTTCCTGGTATTATACTTATAGGGATTGGTATTTACTTCCTCTTACAACAATTAAATATATCAGTTTTTAGTGGCTTTTACACATGGCAGACCTTAATTTTAATTATTGGTACAGCACTTCTTATCCAATCCTATACGAGCAACGACCATAGTAATATTGTTGCTGGCGTCATTTTAGTAGGATTTGGAATTCACTTTCACAGTGCAAATACTCTATCATTTTGGCCTAAACATTATGGAATGCTAATATTAATTATTGCGTTAGGCTTGTTATTACGTTACTTCAAAACAAAAGCCGGGCTCTTTCAAAGTTTACTTTTATTATCCATTTCTGTCCTAATTCTTTATTATGATAAATTTATTAATTCACTCGGATTTTTGGAAAACAGCTTTTCCTTTATTATAAAATTTTGGCCAGTTATTTTAATTGGTACCGGTTTTTACCTATTATTTATTAAAAAAAGGTAATTTATACTTTATTTACATAGGAACAAAAGCGCAAGTGCCTTGATCAGCCCCGACAAGCAAATGTTCTGTGACATAAAAAGTCTGCACTTTGACTTTTTATGTCGCAGGTTATTTGACCTCGAGGGGCTAGGCACTGGAGCTGGACGAGGTGAATCTTTGTCTTAATTATCCTCATGGTTACTATGTTTATATTATTAACCATGTAAAAAACGAGACAGCTCATGCTCTGTCTCGTTTGCTTTTAATTATAATACTGCTTTCAAAAATTCTTGTGTTCTTGTTTCCTTCGGATGATTAAAGAGCTCTTCTGGTTTACCTACTTCAACAATTTTGCCATCATGCATGTAAACAACCCAATCTGCTACTTCCTTCGCAAATCCCATTTCATGAGTAACGACAACCATTGTCATTCCTTCTTCTGCTAGCTCCTTCATTGTTGATAGAACTTCACCTACTAGCTCAGGGTCAAGGGCAGATGTTGGTTCATCAAACAACATAATCTCCGGTTTCATTGCTAATGCTCTTGCAATGGCTACACGCTGCTTTTGTCCACCTGATAATTTCGAAGGATAGACATTTTCTTTATCAGCTAATCCAACTTTTTGTAATAACTCTCTCCCATGGCGAAGAGCTTCTTCCTTGGACATTTTTTTCAACTGTGTTGGTGCCTCGATTACATTTTCAATAACTGTTTTATGAGGAAATAAG
This window contains:
- a CDS encoding glutamyl-tRNA reductase; the protein is MHIIVVGLNYKTAPVEIREKLTFNESELAIAMQTLKNKKSILENIIISTCNRTEIYAVVDQLHTGRHYVKSFLAEWFHINKEEFTPYLNIYENDGAIEHLFNVSCGLNSMVVGETQILGQVRSSFLKAQEENTVGTVFNHLFKQAITLAKRAHSETDIGANAVSVSYAAVELAKKIFGDLANKNVLILGAGKMGELALQNLHGSGVKKVTVINRTFEKAQSLAERFAGEAKSIAELQCALIDADIMISSTGAKDFVITKDMMVHVERLRKGRPLFMVDIAVPRDLDPSLADLDSVFLYDIDDLEGIVEANMQERQKAAEVIEIMIEAEIIEFKNWINTLGVVPVISALRNKALAIQAETMESIERKMPNLTEREKKVLNKHTKSIINQLLKDPILRAKEIAAEPNAEESLKLFMKIFDIEESVKAEQSAQASVTTGKQDNISIPVRQASLQS
- a CDS encoding amino acid ABC transporter ATP-binding protein encodes the protein MIKVEKLNKSFGSLHVLKDIDFIVKESDVVCLIGASGSGKSTLLRCLNFLEIKDNGTITIADEVIDPKSHDLNKVRQSVGMVFQHFNLFPHKTVIENVIEAPTQLKKMSKEEALRHGRELLQKVGLADKENVYPSKLSGGQKQRVAIARALAMKPEIMLFDEPTSALDPELVGEVLSTMKELAEEGMTMVVVTHEMGFAKEVADWVVYMHDGKIVEVGKPEELFNHPKETRTQEFLKAVL